The Rhizoctonia solani chromosome 4, complete sequence genome contains a region encoding:
- a CDS encoding integral membrane protein, Mpv17/pmp22 family protein encodes MAAIARVYQDSFTKRPSATLAVTNGALNAFADVVAQTAQIFLTTPDKAPHKPEFEPPPPRYDPARTLRFFAFGTAMGPIIGRWNVFLENRFPLRSIGGKVSMAALGKRVAADQIVMAPIGLTVFVGMMGWMEGRNLEGIKQKYSDMYAPALAANYKVWPAAQLVNFRYMPLPYRVPFQATCGVFWTLYLSLLNAREKKVDGPV; translated from the exons ATGGCAGCGATTGCAAGAGTATACCAGGACAGCTTCACAAAACG CCCAAGCGCGACTCTGGCAGTGACCAACGGTGCATTAAATGCATTTGCGGATGTCGTTGCCCAGACTGCTCAAATATTC TTGACCACACCCGATAAGGCGCCGCACAAGCCTGAGTTCGAGCCCCCGCCACCTCGCTACGACCCTGCTAGGACACTCAGGTTCTTCGCGTTTGGAACTGCCATGG GTCCCATAATTGGGCGATGGAACGTCTTTCTTGAAAACCGTTTCCCTCTCCGTTCGATTGGTGGAAAAGTCAGCATGGCGGCGTTGGGCAAGCGGGTCGCCGCGGATCAAATCGTCAT GGCACCTATAGGT TTGACGGTATTCGTCGGTATGATGGGCTGGATGGAAGGCCGCAACCTGGAAGGAATCAAACAAAAATATTCGGACATGTATGCTCCCGCGTTGGCGGCCAACTACAAAGTCTGGCCCGCCGCCCAG CTGGTAAACTTCCGGTACATGCCGCTTCC GTATCGAGTACCATTCCAGGCTACGTGCGGTGTCTTTTGGACATTGTATCTA TCGTTGCTCAACGCAAGAGAGAAGAAGGTCGATGGACCTGTTTAA
- a CDS encoding pyridine nucleotide-disulfide oxidoreductase codes for MADKKQKLVLSIIEFLDSSITDGSIKSDDKEGIEVAIQCIGEAFGVDPSNTEQKEKLSIKPATLQSLFEVYLKTKDKVGAQVSLSPYAQMSCSPIYAIKDTKSASTPAASTPSGPSAADKAKAEKHKQDGNNFIASKEYNRAVDAYTEAIALDPNNPVYYSNRAAAWSSMGDHAVAADDAEMAIAVDPKFVKAYSRLGHAHFSLGDYEAAKAAFERGLAIEPNNANLKQGLSNAQSKLGGSSAAATTRAPPAASPPPGGGGFDWSQMANLMGGMGGGAGAGAGAGAGAGAGGAGGGGGMPDLASMLNNPQIMAMAQQMMANGGMDQLMQNPAIRNMASRAQSGGGMPSMAEIMADPSLRELASNFMGGAGRGAPPPGNAYYPVMKNIVVIGAGGGGVPLIQALQKRLNRETHLLVVIEQRDYYAHWPSLIRASVTNEGSFDERGLIPYDRAFGPLVNIVHSNVREITSAAVVTDGGSIPFEHLILATGSIWNGSLALPPARVDAIEYLRAFRTKLEAAQNIVIVGGGAVGVEYAGELRYFMPDKRVTIVHGALMIINATYPPKFRKSLYNGLTKMGVNVILGDKISPEAIPQDGIVTTESGKQIQADLVINATGGQPNTSCLRSLDPSALTARGTVHVTPDLRVKFASGTHNIWALGDIIEWPEQKMYLKAATGHAPVLVKNILAAISGGKLSEYKGKPELIMVTLGLKGGRGFAPANPASGKEWAVKPTNLIRHIMAHNKVKWFRCPTSTCNLQFTTRDQGNKHLTKHHHGTGAMLIELGPDHEFRMWDA; via the exons ATGGCCGATAAGAAACAGAAATTGGTACTTTCCATCATTGAGTTCCTAGATAGCTCTATTACAGATGGGTCTATCAAAAGCGACGACAAAGAGGGCATTGAGGTTGCAA TCCAATGCATAGGAGAAGCATTTGGCGTCGATCCTTCCAATACAGAGCAAAAGGAGAAGCTTAGCATCAAGCCTGCGACTCTCCAGTCCCTATTCGAAGTATATCTCAAGACGAAGGATAAGGTCGGCGCTCAGGTCAGTCTCTCTCCCTATGCCCAAATGTCCTGTTCACCAATCTATGCTATTAAGGATACCAAATCTGCCTCGACCCCTGCTGCATCAACGCCATCCGGACCCTCTGCTGCAGATAAAGCAAAAGCGGAAAAGCACAAGCAGGACGGCAACAACTTCATAGCCAGCAAAGAATACAACCGCGCTGTCGACGCGTACACCGAGGCTATCGCCTTGGATCCCAACAACCCGGTTTACTACTCCAACCGTGCGGCCGCGTGGAGTTCAATGGGCGATCACGCCGTAGCTGCAGACGATGCCGAAATGGCCATTGCCGTGGACCCCAAGTTCGTCAAGGCTTACTCGAGGCTCGG ACATGCGCATTTCTCTCTGGGCGACTACGAAGCTGCCAAAGCTGCCTTTGAACGCGGCCTCGCGATCGAGCCTAATAACGCGAATCTCAAGCAGGGGTTATCCAACGCTCAATCGAAACTTGGAGGCTCTTCTGCTGCCGCTACGACTCGTGCGCCTCCAGCTGCTTCTCCGCCTCCAGGAGGCGGTGGATTCGACTGGAGCCAGATGGCTAACCTTATGGGTGGCATGGGTGGCGGCGCAGGGGCTGGCGCCGGTGCCGGTGCCGGTGCCGGTGCTGGTGGAGCTGGCGGAGGAGGGGGAATGCCAGACCTGGCTAGCATGCTCAATAATCCACAAATCATGGCCATGGCTCAGCAGATGATGGCAAATGGAGGCATGGATCAACTGATGCAGAATCCGGCTATTAGGAACATG GCAAGTCGAGCTCAGAGTGGTGGTGGGATGCCAAGCATGGCTGAGATTATGGCGGATCCTTCGTTGAGAGAATT GGCATCAAACTTTATGGGCGGAGCAGGTCGAGGCGCACCACCGCCTGGCAATGCCTA CTATCCAGTTATGAAGAATATTGTTGTTATTGGCGC TGGTGGAGGGGGCGTACCATTGATCCAGGCGCTTCAGAAACGATTGAATCGAGAAACGCACTTACTAG TTGTGATTGAACAGCGAGATTATTATGCCCACTGGCCCTCGTTGATA CGGGCATCAGTCACTAATGAGGGATCTTTTGACGAAAGAGGACTTATTCCCTACGATAGGGCTTTCGGGCCCCTGGTCAACATTGTCCATTCTAACGTGAGGGAGATAACTTCGGCTGCAGTAGTTACCGATGGTGGGTCTATACCGTTTGAGCACCTGATTCTTGCCACCGGAAGTATTTGGAATGGCTCGCTGGCTCTCCCGCCTGCTCGCGTTGATGCGATCGAGTACCTACGAGCGTTTCGGACCAAGCTAGAAGCCGCGCAGAATATAGTGATAGTTGGTGGAGGGGCTGTGGGAGTTG AATATGCTGGCGAGCTGCGATATTTCATGCCGGACAAGAGGGTAACGATTGTTCATGGAGCACTAATGATCATAAATGCAACATATCCACCGAAATTTCGCAAGTCGTTATACAACGGACTCACAAAGATGGGCGTAAACGTAATTCTCGGAGACAAGATCTCACCCGAAGCCATCCCTCAAGATGGAATCGTGACTACGGAAAGTGGAAAGCAGATCCAGGCAGACCTTGTA ATCAATGCCACTGGTGGCCAGCCTAATA CATCATGCCTCCGCTCGCTGGATCCTAGCGCGCTTACCGCTAGGGGGACAGTTCATGTCACCCCTGATCTTCGCGTCAAATTCGCATCTGGCACACATAACATCTGGGCACTAGGTGATATAATTGAGTGGCCTGAACAAAAG ATGTATCTGAAAGCTGCTACCGGACATGCTCCCGTCCTGGTTAAGAATATTTTGGCCGCCATCAGTGGTGGCAAACTTTCTGAATACAAGGGTAAACCCGAGTTGATCATGGTAACACTTGGCCTCAAGGGCGGGCGTGGATTTGCGCC AGCTAATCCTGCCTCGGGCAAAGAATGGGCAGTCAAACCCACCAATCTAATC CGGCATATAATGGCGCACAACAAGGTTAAAT GGTTCCGGTGCCCTACTTCTACTTGTAATCTTCAGTTTACGACGAGAGATCAAGGGAACAAGCATTTGACAAAGCATCATCATGGTACCGGCGCGATGCTAATAGAACTGGGACCGGACCACGAGTTCCGGATGTGGGATGCGTAA
- a CDS encoding mRNA splicing factor: MFFCAISGEPPQDPVISSKSGHIYERRLITKYIAENGTDPLTGEKLEEGDLLAVKASPKAAPPRPPTLTSIPALLHTLQNEWDALMLETFALKQQYNSTRQELSHALYQGDAATRVVARLIKERDSARDALARVQESIGVTPAPAPEAAASDVDMNTDEGGVLPAEISKEIVETQEKLSSARRKRKAPASYVSTAQVRTFKPKTTISSLHSASTPGINSLAISSVTPPDGGNLEEPSLFLTGGNDKIVQLYDRAAGRVLASLKGHTKKVTHVAFCETGGESINRTLLSASADKTARVWSHDTASGEYIPKHTVKLHKGEITGLAVHPTRSLFALASADKTYSIHSLSTFQSVYQSPILTDPPPEAFTSLSIHPDGQLLAVGTTAGIVQVYDIRQGSLAASLAGEKSSGYSINTLSFSENGYQLAAPSSPSSVAIWDLRKLKTSATVPFADSFKINKLTYDSSAHYLAVAGSEGIKVLLHKTFEEVLSIDDAGDVMDAAFAGANGLELWGVGPREVKIWGPGEN, translated from the exons ATGTTTTTCTGTGCCATCTCTG GAGAGCCGCCTCAAGACCCCGTGATTTCTAGCAAGTCGGGGCATATCTACGAGCGCCGGCTCATCACAAAATATATTGCGGAGAATGGCACAGACCCTCTCACGGGTGAAAAACTGGAGGAGGGTGACTTGCTAGCTGTCAAAGCGA GTCCCAAGGCTGCTCCACCACGACCACCGACTTTAACGTCGATACCCGCTTTGTTGCACACGTTGCAAAATGAATGGGATGCCTTGATGTTGGAAACATTCGCTCTCAAGCAGCAATACAATTCGACGCGCCAGGAGCTGTCGCATGCATTGTATCAGGGTGACGCAGCTACTCGCGTTGTCGCCAGGCTCATCAAAGAACGCGACTCGGCCCGAGA TGCATTGGCTCGCGTCCAAGAGTCTATTGGAGTTACCCCTGCGCCTGCTCCTGAAGCTGCTGCGTCAGATGTCGATATGAACACCGACGAAGGTGGTGTTCTCCCCGCGGAAATCTCAAAGGAGATTGTCGAAACCCAGGAAAA GCTTTCTTCGGCGCGTCGCAAGCGAAAGGCTCCGGCCAGCTATGTCTCTACGGCCCAAGTTCGCACTTTCAAACCAAAAACTACCATATCCTCTCTCCATTCGGCCTCTACTCCTGGTATCAACTCCTTGGCGATTTCTTCGGTCACTCCTCCCGATGGCGGCAACCTAGAAGAGCCTTCGCTGTTCCTTACTGGTGGCAACGACAAGATTGTTCAGCTCTACGACCGCGCTGCTGGACGCGTCTTGGCCTCTCTCAAAGGACACACCAAAAAAGTCACACATGTCGCATTTTGTGAAACGGGTGGCGAGTCCATCAACCGAACGTTACTCTCTGCTAGCGCGGACAAGACTGCCAGGGTCTGGAGTCACGATACAGCGAGCGGAGAATACATTCCCAAGCACACGGTTAAACTCCACAAGGGCGAAATCACTGGTCTGGCTGTCCACCCAACACGTTCACTGTTTGCACTCGCCAGTGCGGACAAGACGTACTCGATTCATTCCTTGTCGACGTTCCAATCCGTGTACCAATCTCCTATCCTGACCGATCCTCCCCCAGAGGCGTTCACTTCACTCTCTATCCACCCAGACGGTCAGCTCCTTGCTGTTGGCACAACTGCTGGAATCGTCCAAGTATACGACATTCGCCAAGGTTCTCTCGCAGCCTCGCTCGCAGGTGAAAAGTCGTCGGGCTACTCGATCAATACCCTCAGCTTCTCTGAAAACGGCTACCAACTCGCTGCACCCTCGTCTCCGTCGAGCGTTGCAATTTGGGACTTGCGTAAACTCAAGACCTCGGCGACCGTGCCATTCGCAGATTCGTTCAAGATCAACAAGCTCACGTACGACTCGAGTGCGCACTACTTGGCTGTCGCAGGTTCAGAAGGCATCAAGGTGCTGTTGCACAAGACTTTCGAGGAGGTATTGAGCATCGATGATGCTGGGGATGTTATGGATGCTGCATTTGCGGGCGCGAATGGCCTCGAACTTTGGGGCGTTGGTCCGCGGGAAGTTAAGATTTGGGGACCAGGCGAAAATTGA